The Lolium perenne isolate Kyuss_39 chromosome 6, Kyuss_2.0, whole genome shotgun sequence genome segment TGACGTGTTGCAACAATAGTATTGCCGCATAGAGTTTCATGAGTGACATTGGCATGTGTGGTTATTTGAAGAGATGGATTTTCCTAGGTGGCATATAAGGAGTATTTTAGAGTCAAATAAGCTGACCGCGAATTGTATCTTTTTGCATTCAGATTTGTATTGAGTAACAGTCCCTGAAAGCATTAATATGGAGGACGTTTGCACATGGTGGCACTTCAAACTGTATGCATGTCAGTTTTTCTCTTCTCATCTTCCATGCAAGGAGCTCAAATTGGCACATTTAACCTTCTGATGAGCTCGCCTTGCAGCAGGTTCAATTCGCTCCTTCACTATTGTAAGTAATCATGTATTAGTTAGTGCTTATTCATTTTCATGCCGGCGAGTAACATTGACTTCATGCATCTGCTTCTTGCTGCCTTTGTTATATTGATCCGCGGGAAAAGGGAATTTTACCCTGCTAGGTACATGCACGTCTGTTTTGTTGATTTAGTAGAAAGGTTGTGATACCTAATAATTTTAAATTAATTTGTTGTCCTACCAAAGTTGGTTGGAAAAGAAACAGGCTCCTTTTTCCAGAGCCATTTTTTTAGCGATGTTCACAGCAAGACCTGGGCTCCCCAATTTTTCCATTAGCGTCTTTATGTTGGAGTTGTACTACACCGCTCCCTCTTTTCTGTCAGTGAATTGCTTGATTTGTTGATGCTCTTTGTTGGTTGTCCAATATACTTGCTCAGCTGAAAGTATTCTTGATATTTGGATCGAGTAGGATTCCCATCTTTATCTTCCTTTTTAATGCGAGTAAAGATGGCAAAGATACCATTATTCTCTGTTGACTATGTGGCTCCGCTGCATCTATTGTCTGCTTCTTTCTATATTTGTCTGATCTATATCAAGAGAATACTTAGTTTCTGTACTACATGCTGGTCGATATCATTTTCTTAGTTGTCCTCTAAGTAGTGTGTGTCCCATGTCCTTGAAATACCTTCTTCTATTTTCATGCGTTTTTCTTCCCTTCTGCTGTATATTAAGACAAATGGTAATGTTGGACTCTGCAGATTATCAAGTACAGTATACTGGAGCATATCAACTTCTTAAATTTATGTTGCAGCCTAGAATATATCAACATCAAAAATATATCAGCCAGGTAATTAGTTCGCATGGGCTGCCATTTCCCACCCCTTCCAACTTTAATTTTCATGTGTTTAGACTGATTGATGTCTAGACTATATCAGTTTCTGTACGGGAGAGATAGGTGGTTCTGGAGGTCGAGCAGGGAGGAGGGAGCTAGAGAAGCGGTGCAGCGACGGAGTTGGAGGATCAGGGAGGGGCTATGTTGGCCCGGCTCTgtccctcacgaagatgagcacatcTCCTTCCTCACGGGAGAGATATGCATTTCATTTCAAGTATTATGGACAATGATTCTTTCTGTCCTGGCAAAACCTCTGATTCACCCAATGTTGGTAAGATAAACTATGTCTCCACCTTTGCTAACTTTGTTTCTTGATCATATTAAATGGAAATTGTGTTTCTTAGAAAAAAAAACTCAAACACAGTTTTACAAAAGTTAGGTAGAAATTAGGTGTTCTTATTATGCGGAAAAGTACTATTTTTCTCTGCTATGTAATGGAGCTTTCTGATTACATGATTCGTTTTGTGCTTCAAAATTTTCATTTATTTACAGTGTTTCGTTTAATATATTACATGGGATTTATGTCATTTCATCCATATTGCTATTGTGTGTTGCTTTAGTGCCACCCTTGGCATAATGATTTGGTAGGACTAAGCATGGGATTTCCCTTGAGGAATGCCCAaaataaatttaatgatattaaaattGCTTTTTTCTACAAATATGTGATCATTGGCAACTACGGCAACGCCTTGAGTCGATAGTCGACGCCAACAGTGAAACACAAGCAATTCGTGATGTAGTTAACCTTAATGCAAGGCATATTTGCTAAATTGAGGACAACATTAGTGCCCTATTCTTCTCCAAGATAAACATACAGTATGGAGTCCAAGGCAATCACTCACCATGCTTACTTTGTGTATGTAAACTTTATGAATTGCACAAGAGGTTCTAGGCGAACAAATGCTTATTGTAGGATTGGAGTCTACCTTAGGATCAGTTTATCCTATGGGCCTATACTACAGTGTTTATCTGGCGACGGGGAGCTACTGCTGCCGGAGCAAAAGACGTGTCTTCCCCGAGCTGAAGCCGCCAGCCACCGCgcctgcttgctgctgctgccgaGAAAAATCGCAGGCTTCTTCAGTTAAACAAGGTACAACCCAGTCTCATATCCTTTTGTTGCCCATATACTAGCACTCTGATCTGTGTATGCAACCTGCACATTAACAAAAGGCAAGGATGTCGATTTAATTAACCTTTCCAGTGATTAAATTCCTTTGTAATGCTAAATGCATTGTTCATTTCAAAGAGTATACAAGGGAATTGATGTTGCACGTATAAAGAGCTCCGAATTGATGAGGCGGTATTTTAGCCCATTTCCCTTTCGGTGTGTACGGAACAAATTTTGTCTTCCAAATAGTTCTCAGTTGCCATCACTATTGTTTTGACAACGCAATTTTCCCCATATGTACATACTACTACTGTATAATGGAAAAGTTATATGGGGCAAGCCTAAATCTTCACAGCACCTCCTTGTAGATACTGCTACTCCATTATTTTCGGTGACATGGTAAATGTAAGCCAATACTGCCTCAACTTACTGCTTACACTACACATTCTAATTCATCACATTATCATGTGCTGTGCATTTTAAAAGCCACTTGATTCTCTTTATTGCTGAAAGTTTTAAAGCCACAAGGCATATCCATTAAGAATTCGTTTCTCTTTTAACCTGTAGTTTTACTTGTGGTTTGAAACAAGATTAATTATGCTAAGATGACTTATTATACCCTAGCATATGCATAGTCTTCTGCTCTCTCTGATTGTGTATGAGAATATCATCTTCTATCCGGGCGATCTTTGACTCTTTTTTGTCTGGATCTTCTGATCAAGCGCTATCTAGCGCTAATAGTTCTATAGCAGTGTATATTTAATGTTTTTTAAAGGAATAGATAGAATTGTCTTCAGTAATTCTTCATAAAATGCAACTTGTGTCAGCAGTAATTTTTTAACATACTGAAAGAGAATCCCTTTTTTAACACACTAGAGCTGCACCCCATATTTGTAAATTAGCAGTCTTTAAATCTCTCATAGTAACAGTTGAGCGATCTAAAATTAAGCCATAGGTTTGTAAATCTCTTCTCTTTTATGTGCAGAACTGATGCAGAAATTATAGAACCCTATGTGAAGAAAATTATGGATGAGAATCGTGGATAGAAGTATGGGTGTGGAGCCATGGGGTGTTCAAAAGTTTTGCATGCTCCTGAGTTTGTTCAAAATCAACTAAAACTCAAGCACCCTGATTTGGTCTCTGTGTTCACTTCTGGATTTTTTGGTGATATCACCTGATCATGTATGCTGTTCAGTTGTGCGGCTATGCCCCTTTGTCTTTGAATTCAGCTTTGTTGATTGTTATTGCTTTCCTTTCTTCAGAATATTGATGTAGTGATAATTGGTAAGCTGAAACATGCCATTTATGTTTCTGCCTACCATAGTTTGTGAATCTATCATTTTGTGGAATTGAACCTGCTCCATTCAATTACGAAACCATCTACTTAGTACATTCAACAATTGTTTTGTTTCTCTTGTTCCTTCAGGATTGTACATCTACTGATCAGTTAGGTCTGACATTGCATCAATAATCGTGTTATTCCACCAGAGATTTTTTGTGTTAGAAGGAAGGTCAATAGCGAGGAATGTTAGGAGAAATGCATTGTGGCTCTCGGGTGCTACACACCCCCATActtggaaaaataaaataaaaaaagttATAAAAATCAAACTATTTTTAAATCAAAGATGATCATGTATTGTACTTGTATAAAATTATTTCCCTAGGAAATTACTTTCATTGTATCCTGGGTAAAAAAAAAACTCGAAATGCCTCATGACCAGGTACTATTCACTTTATATTCGTCATAAAGTTGGAAAATCAAGCTCTTTGACATTGTCATAAGAGTAATGCCTATGTATCTACCGGTGATTTTGTACATAACTTTGTCTATTCTTAATAGTAAGATAGATTAAAACTTATGTTTTAAATTCTGAGTTTATtttgccatttgcgcgatagcgcaacgggtcatctagtaacGTGTAAATCTAAGAAATTTCaggggttgccatggttgacctAACTATAGGTCTTCAGTATGACAGGCGTACCACTAACAAGGTCTTAGAGGAATGTACTAAACTACTAATCATGTGTTGTGAACATGGTGAAGTACAACCTAATTTTTTTTGGGCGAAGGAATCGAAATCGGTAAAACAGAGTCCAATAAGAAACATAAGTTATTCAATTAAGATTTCTTAATGCATAAAATgcatattgatcaattacaataaAGGATCTTATTCATCAACATTGCTTTTCACAAAGCATGATCACCACCGGTGATATCATTTTTGTATCGTAACCTTTTTTCCGCAGCAACACCCATCCTTATCGAGACATTTGTAGCCAACCTTGTGACCACCAACTCCTCCTTTTTTGCAATGAGAGTGGCACAAATGAGAAGTGCAATTTTTTAAAGGCTGGCATGTCCACTGTTCAACTACAAATGCAATAAATTAGAACATAAATAATTTAGTTATCGTGTATACAAAGATtaaaccaagaatatatatatatatataatcattTTCTTATATGCATACAAAATGCAGAGTAAACAAAGAAAGTGTTGCCTACCTGCATGAGAGGATGGTAATATAGAACACATCATCGGAACAACAAAGAGAGCAATTGCAGTTATGCAGATAATCGTCCTTGTTTTGCTAGTGATGAGTGCCATATTGCGAGAAGAGACTATTGGTAGTTTTGATGCTTCTTTGGTCACCTATTTGGGGTCCTTTCCACAAATCTTCTTTGAAAGTATTTTTATAGACCCACCATCATTTCAAGGTTGCATTTATGAAAACGTTTAAATTAATGTTCAAATATCTTTATAGCTCTAAAATTGATATACTCGTAGTTTGTATACACTATATTTCTTCTTTATTTCTTTATATGGTACTTAATGGCGCTCTTTTAGATATGTAGGAGCAAACACCATTATATCTTATGCATTTATTGTACCATGGATTTGTTTCCTCACAAATAAGACGGATAGTGAATATTATTTCAATGGAAGAGATTTACAATAATAAGTTTGATTAAATGTCACTTCAATTTTAATTTTCAAGATTTGTACAAACACTATCTATTAATTTTTAGTTTTTTGGCATCATATTTATTGATGGTTCTTCTCTAGGGTGTAATACAATCTTACATGAGTAGTAAATATatgatactccctccgattcatattaattgactctaatatggatgtatctagaactaaaatgtgtctagatacatccatattagagtcaattaatatgaaccggagggaataTTATTTTGTATCGTCTATTTATTTCATGTTGTTATTGTAGAATTATTTTAAATAAATTCATAATAAAATAAGTGATAATGCAACTCAGTGTACGGATATCTTGTAATTAATGTTCATTTGTCTTTATTGTACTAAACTTATGTACACCCATCTTTATATAAAATATTAACTCCAAAGTCAAATATTTCAAATTAAATGCTTGTGCTCATGTAGATTCAATAATGGTCCAATCTCATGCACCGGCTATATAATGCATTTATTTGGTCACATCAATGTTGATAAAAAATACTACTTGTAAGATATTGTATCCTATTAAGttaagataaatagcatattcTAGCTATTTTTGAACATTAATTAGATTTATAAAATAgggtttcgtgccctcggttgcttagttgtgctcagttttccccagctccgtagtttttcctcagttttccccaagaccttgtctgaaacccgcagaaggagctgggACGGAAGGAATCCATTAAGTTGAccattccgtgctgacgagtgggctcatgtcgtttgtggggccgcgtcgtgtggggctggtaggaaggaaccgcgtgggacaggacgagaccgtgtttgtggggccgtagcgtgtggagtcgtgtgggtccgggatgtgggcacgagtggtttctgtccttttcgtccagattagcagtttttaatgtacctttttcctctctctcgctcgatctcattcatatttcatagccaaattggtagcaaatcaagagcagcttcttcttctgttttttaacgccatttatttctttatgccttcgtttttaaccaatcaggtaggaaatctagggtacaaatccagagaaaatataggataagatgcatacagcagccaacatagcatagatatattcacgacagatccaacagtagtaccgatagaaccctaccacataagctacattttacatgaatttaagctgctctacagatagagcagtcacatacagagagtgcagtaggcatgttcaacgcctccaggtagcgcatgtgactcgcttggaggttgatgacgcgtaaagcacacgcccgttgggaaccccaagagaaaggtgtgatgcgtacagcggaaagcttttccctcagtaagaaaccaaggttatcgaaccagtaggagtcaagaagcacgttgaaggttgatggcggcggagtgtagtgcggcgcaacaccagagattccggcgccaacgtggaacctgcacaacacaaccaaagtactttgccccaacttaacagtgaggttatcaatctcaccggcttgctgtaacaaaggattagatgtatagtgtggatgatgatgtttgcaaaaaacagtagaacgagtattgcagtagattgtattcgatgtaaaagaatggaccggggtccacagttcactagtggtgtctctcccataagataaatagcatgttgggtgaacaaattacagttgggcaactgacaaataaagagggcatggccatgcacatacatgttatgatgagtagtgtgaaattcaattgggcattacgacaaagtacatagaccgctatccagcatgcatctatgcctaaaaagtccaccttcaggttatcatccgaaccccctccagtattaagttgcaaacaacagacaattgcattaagtatggtgcgtaatataatcaacaaatacatccttagacatagcattgatgttttatccctagtggcaacagcgcatccacaaccttagaactttctgtcactgtcccagattgaatggaggcatgaacccactatcgagcataaatactccctcttggagttacaagtaacgacttggccagagcctctactaataacggagagcatgcaagatcatatacaacacatagatgatatattgataatcaacataacatagcattcaatattcatcggatcccaacaaacgcaacatgtagcattacaaatagatgaccttgatcatgttaggcagctcacaagatccaacaatgatagcacaattaggagaagacgaccatctagccactgctatggacccatagtccaggggtgaactactcacacatcactccggaggcgaccatggcggtgaagagtcctctgggagatgattcccctccccggcagggtgccggaggcgatctcctgaatcccccgagatgggattggcggcggcgtctctggaaggttttctgtatcgtggctctcggtactggagtattcgcgacgaagactttaagtacgcggaagggtggagtcggagggctgacggggcccccacacgctagggccgcgcgggccccccttgggccgcgctgccctgttgtgtgggcgcctcgtcgccccacttcgtttccctttcggtgttctggaagcttcatggaaaaataagatcctgggcgttgatttcgtccaattccgagaatatttccttactaggatttctaaaaccaaaaacagcagaaaacagcaactcgctcttcggcatcttgttaataggttagagccagaaaatgcataaatatgacataaagtatgtataaaacatgtaggtattgtcataaaacaagcatggaacataagaaattatcgatacgttggagacctatcagcatccccaagcttagttcctactcgtcccgagtaggtaaacgataacaaagataatttctgaagtgacatgctatcataatcttgatcaatactattgtaagcacatgtaatgaatgcagcgattcgaagcaatggtaaagacaatggttaaacaattgaatcatatagcaaagacttttcatgaatagtactttcaagacaagcatcaataagtcttgcataagagttaactcataaagcaataaattcatagtaaaggcattgaagcaacacaaaggaagattaagtttcagcggttgctttcaacttgtaacatgtatatctcatggatattgtcaacataaagtaatataataagtgcaatatgcaagtatgtaggaatcaatgcacagttaacacaagtgtttgcttcttgagatggaaagaagtaggtaaactgactcaacataaaagtagaagaaaggcccttcgaagagggaagcatggattgctatatttgtgctagagcttttattttgaaaacaagaaacaattttgtcaacggtagtaataaagcatatgcattatgtaaattatatcctacaagttgcaagcctcatgcatagattaccaatagtgcccgcaccttgtcctaattagctcggatttacatggattatcatcgcaatacatatgttttaaccaagtatcacaaaggggtacctctatgccgcttgtacaaaggtctaaggagaaagttcgcattggatttctcgcttttgattattctcaacttagacatccatacggggacaaca includes the following:
- the LOC127307152 gene encoding uncharacterized protein; the protein is MEDVCTWWHFKLYACSIRSFTIIIKYSILEHINFLNLCCSLEYINIKNISASFCTGEIGGSGGRAGRRELEKRCSDGVGGSGRGYVGPALSLTKMSTSPSSRERYAFHFKYYGQ